One genomic segment of Helianthus annuus cultivar XRQ/B chromosome 14, HanXRQr2.0-SUNRISE, whole genome shotgun sequence includes these proteins:
- the LOC110907978 gene encoding serine/threonine-protein kinase/endoribonuclease IRE1b: protein MRGPLISLLRLLAVIPAAFGTLPISPNSGSSVLSDQLQLPHPIPVQINSTPKHDSILVAAPDGTLYQVDISSGKIIWSFPSGTQIYDAHQALNLEDVEHNSSRQHNKFYIDCGDDWQLYIHGINSKAEKLPFDVEELIGRTPHVSVDGVLIGSKKSTVFLVDPQTGRVIYTFKSDGGPSSERSSIVLKKDADKWKEPTSFDIERVDHSQLLYIKRFDYELTYSSSTTGNVLWSLMFADFEASRQCRGSNNFLGGIKRDEQLQDFCQSNPPVFRARDLRQLELIFLINNIQMPLQGGQTFAPLALPSPDDETSSLSTPVSLPKPFVFKPEIPHQLVPYVPLIPHDKHAKNHASIYVWLHGFLVASFSFFIALILYFWNFGMKKRNKVKDFVNNTKVQNATPKKKKARKSASSRVEANSENRITSGFQYVEISQLSERKIGKLLVSDKEIGKGSNGTIVLEGVYDARPVAVKRIVKSHHDVALKEIQNLIVSDHHPNIVRWYGVEYDQDFVYIALERCVCSLHDLILSQNNSTVEDFKLWKPNGYPSHELLKVMRDTVTGLSHLHELGIIHRDLKPQNVLIRKDTSSISAKVSDMGISKRLPADVSCLTKSATGYGSSGWQAPEQLRNERQTRAVDLFSFGCLLFFCMTGGRHPFGEVLERDLNILNDRKDLFLVDNIPEAFHLISNLLHPDPEFRPKASEVSNHPLFWDPEMRLSFLRDASDRVELEDRETDSALLKALENIGTVGLGGKWDEKLDNILLSDIGRYRKYTYDSVRDLLRVIRNKLNHYRELSKEIRDVLGPVPTGFESYFSSRFPKLVMEVYKVLQEYCGEEEFLHKYYRQA from the exons TAAACATGATTCCATATTGGTGGCTGCTCCAGATGGCACATTATATCAGGTGGATATCAGTTCAGGTAAAATTATTTGGTCTTTCCCATCGGGCACACAAATATACGATGCACATCAAGCTCTTAATTTGGAAGATGTTGAGCATAATTCATCTAGACAGCATAATAAGTTCTATATCGACTGCGGAGATGACTGGCAACTGTACATCCATGGCATCAATTCCAAAGCAGAG AAACTTCCATTTGATGTTGAAGAATTAATTGGAAGAACACCGCACGTTTCAGTTGATGGAGTTCTGATAGGATCCAAAAAGTCAACTGTATTTCTTGTTGACCCGCAAACCGGTCGTGTCATTTACACTTTCAAATCAGACGGGGGTCCAAGTTCTGAACGGAGTTCCATAGTACTTAAAAAAGATGCTGATAAATGGAAGGAACCAACCTCATTTGATATTGAGCGTGTTGACCATAGTCAACTGCTTTACATCAAGAGGTTTGACTATGAGCTAACTTATTCTTCGTCGACAACTGGAAACGTTTTGTGGTCTCTAATGTTCGCTGATTTCGAAGCTTCTCGCCAATGCCGTGGTTCTAATAACTTTTTAGGCGGAATTAAACGCGATGAACAGTTGCAAGACTTTTGCCAGTCGAATCCACCTGTTTTCCGAGCTCGTGATCTCCGACAATTGGAATTAATTTTTTTGATTAATAACATACAAATGCCACTACAAGGTGGTCAAACGTTTGCTCCGCTTGCTCTACCTTCTCCTGACGATGAAACCAGTTCGTTATCCACTCCCGTTTCGTTGCCAAAGCCCTTCGTTTTTAAACCCGAAATCCCGCATCAACTTGTTCCTTACGTGCCACTGATTCCTCACGATAAGCATGCTAAAAATCATGCAAGTATTTATGTGTGGTTGCATGGTTTTCTGGTTGCAAGCTTCTCGTTCTTCATAGCCCTAATTTTGTACTTTTGGAATTTCGGGATGAAGAAACGGAACAAAGTAAAAGATTTCGTTAACAATACGAAGGTGCAAAATGCGACACCGAAAAAAAAGAAGGCGCGAAAATCTGCTAGCAGTAGGGTTGAGGCTAATAGTGAAAACCGAATAACAAGCGGGTTTCAGTATGTTGAGATAAGTCAACTAAGTGAACGTAAAATTGGCAAGTTGTTGGTTTCTGATAAGGAAATTGGGAAGGGGAGTAACGGTACGATTGTACTTGAGGGGGTTTATGACGCTCGGCCCGTTGCTGTGAAACGGATTGTAAAGTCACATCATGATGTTGCGTTGAAAGAGATTCAAAATCTGATTGTTTCTGATCATCATCCTAATATTGTTCGTTGGTATGGTGTTGAGTATGACCAAGATTTTGTTTATATCGCTCTTGAGCGGTGCGTTTGTAGCTTACATGATTTGATTTTGTCGCAAAACAATTCAACTGTTGAGGATTTTAAATTATGGAAGCCCAATGGGTATCCTTCACATGAGTTGTTGAAAGTAATGAG AGATACGGTTACCGGACTTTCACATTTGCATGAACTTGGTATCATTCACCGAGACTTAAAGCCTCAAAATGTGCTGATACGCAAAGATACCAGCTCTATTAGTGCAAAGGTTTCTGATATGGGTATCAGCAAACGTCTACCTGCTGATGTGTCTTGTTTAACAAAGAGTGCAACAG gttacgGGAGTTCAGGTTGGCAAGCACCGGAGCAACTTAGGAATGAACGACAAACACGTGCTGTGGACTTGTTCAGCTTTGGGTGCCTGCTCTTCTTCTGTATGACTGGTGGTCGACACCCGTTTGGTGAGGTGCTTGAGCGTGATTTAAACATCCTAAATGACCGCAAAGATCTCTTCTTGGTAGATAATATTCCAGAAGCTTTCCATCTTATCTCTAATCTGTTACATCCCGACCCAGAGTTCAG ACCAAAAGCCTCAGAAGTATCCAACCACCCTCTGTTTTGGGATCCCGAGATGCGTCTCTCATTTCTCCGAGACGCAAGTGATCGTGTAGAACTTGAAGACCGTGAGACGGATTCCGCTCTTTTGAAAGCACTAGAAAACATCGGCACAGTTGGTTTAGGAGGTAAATGGGACGAGAAGTTAGATAACATCCTCCTCAGCGACATTGGGCGTTACAGAAAATACACGTATGATAGCGTGCGTGACTTGTTACGGGTCATAAGAAACAAACTGAATCACTACAGGGAACTCTCGAAAGAAATCAGAGATGTGTTGGGGCCCGTTCCAACAGGGTTCGAGAGCTATTTTAGTAGCCGGTTTCCGAAACTTGTTATGGAAGTATACAAAGTGTTGCAAGAATATTGTGGGGAAGAAGAATTCCTCCATAAGTATTATAGACAAGCTTAG